From Pseudobythopirellula maris:
CGTAATCGCTTCCCCTTGCCCTCGCCGCATCGCGGCGGGTGACGCTCCGCCCCGAGGAAGCACTGCACTCCCCTCGCAACGCCGCCCCGTGTCAAGGCGACGTCGAACGTGACCTGAGTGGTAGAGCACGGCCGCCGGCCACGTTCCATTTTGAGTTTTTTTCGTTTCGTGCTAGGAGAGTTGCGACGTGTTGCAGGGTACGATTAAGAAGTTGACCGACAAGGGATTTGGCTTCATCCAGGGCGAGGGGGGAGACATCTTCTTCCACCACTCGTCGGTGAACGGCGCCAATTTCGACGACCTCCGCGAGGGCCAGACGGTGGAATACACCGAAGGCGAGGGACCGAAGGGCCCGCGGGCTGAGAGCGTGACGGTGGTTGAGTGATGTCGGCGTAAGCCGACGGCGGCCCCAGGCCCTCACTCGGCGCCCCGAGAACAACCACGAGAGCCGCCCCGGCGTTCACGCCGGGGCGGCTTTCTTTTTTGGGCCCGTCTTATTTAGCCCGGTCACGATGGGGATCCCGCTGGTTACTGGCCGCTAAGCACGGTGGGCCCAACTGGTCTTCGCGCGATTCGTGTGCCACTTGCTGTGAGTAAGTGATCCAAGCAGGGCGGTTGCGAAATATCTTTTCGCGACCGATGAGGGTCACTCCTTTGCTGCGGGCGGTATCCTGGAAACTGCGTCGAACGATGAAGCCGACTCGGGTTTGTCGCTGTAGGATGGCGTGCTTGCATACTTCGAGGGCAACCAGAAAGATGGGTAGTCCCGTCGGTGTAAGTCCGGAAGAACAGCCACGTCTAACTCCGATGGAACCACACCCGTCCTACGAACTTACGGTTTCCTGACAAATCGAATTGCCAACCGCCGATGAAGTTTCGCATTCAGACCATCCTCTGGGTGATCGCGGTGCTAGCCTCTGCACTGGCGACCTTCGACCACTTCGCGATCGTCTGGGCACTGGTCGTTCTAGCTTCTTGGGGAGTGCTCTACCCAGCATCTACACTCGTCGAACGAGGTTTATTGGTCTTCATTCTGCTGATCTTGTTAGCACTCATGATTCCTGCAGCAATGAGATCTCGGGAGCCTGAACGAGTATCGCGTTGCAGAGTAAATATCCGAACGACCGCGGGTGCGTTACTGCGATACGCGTCGGAAGAATCGCACCGTCTACGTCAAGCACGGACGGGAGCTATCGACCCAAGTGTGCATAGCTGGAGAACACACCTGCTTCCGTATCTGGGCCACGAGTCGGTGAGAAGCCAGTATCGGTTGGACGAGCCTTGGAATGGCGAGGCAAACAAGGCCGCTCGCAGCCACCTAATACCTGAATATTCTTGCGATAACGATGACTGTAGGGTTAACTCACCGCGTGCCCTCAGCGATGCCACCACCAGTTACTTTGCAGTTGTAGGGCCAAGGACTGCTTGGGGAGTTCTTTCATCAGGTGACACGATCAGCGATGATCCTAGCCGTACAATTCTTCTTATCGAACAGTTAGATAGAGGCGTTGCCTGGAGTAACCCAACCGATATCGAGTTCGGTCAGGCGCTTGCCCTACTAACGGATTTTCAGGTGGTGCCTTCGGGACGTCACTTTAGCTGGGGGAAGCCTGGCTTCTTCGACAAGCCTCCACCACGTGCTAGCCCGCAGGGCTTCAACGTGGCGTTCGCCGATGGAAGCGCTAGGTTCGTGTCAGTGCCTATACCACGCGACCTGGCAATCGCTGTACTCACAGCGAATGGAGGGGAGCGAATTAGCGACGATGATTTCTCCCGACTCTACCGTGCAGAGATTGACTATTCGAAGATCTACGCCTTCACCTTCTTTGTGCTGATGTCACTACTGCCCGCCCTGCGTTGGTTTCCCATACGCTCGGTCGCAGCTGTGGGCAGGGGAGTTCTGCCAAGCTCAAATCGACCGCCTCAGTCACGCGATGGATCGCAGGATCACGCCTCGGCGTGAAACTTCGACGCTGATTCGGCCCTCCCCTATCCTGCACAAGAAGCGTCGCCCGCTGTTTAGGAGGGACCTCAAGTGAATCTGGCTGTATCGTTGCGGGAGTTTGATGGCAAGCGGACAGCTGTGCTAGAGCGACTGGATGCCTCCCTGCCGCGGAACGACGGATCGGTGTCTCAGCTACTCGTTATGGCGGAGCACGACGAAGCAAGAATTCAAGTCGGGGCAACATGGATTCTTAAACGATGGCATGATGAAGGTGCTCTACCGGTTGAGAGATCCGTTGAGAGTATCGTCAGAATTCTGAAAAAGGCCGCTCACTGGGAAGTTCGACTTCACCTGCTCCAGATATTAGCCGACCATAGCCTGCCGGCGAGATCGATAACGGCTCTGCAGAAGTTGCTGCCGACTCTGCTGGCTGATGACAACAAACTGGTCCGTGCCTGGGCTATCAGCGTGCTGGCGGCAACTGCCGACCAACGCAAAGCCTTGCGGCACAACGTCGACTCCCTCTTGCGAGAGGCAGAAAACGATGAAGCCGCATCGGTTCGAGCCCGGGTGCGTCAGATACGGAAGCGTTACAAGTGGTTAGCCTCAACTGCGTAAGAAGGGCCGTACTGAGCGTTTGTCGCCCGTGCCCCCCTCTTGGGCAGGACAGAAGCTGCTTGCCATCGATCGCAGCAGCAATCGGCTTAGCCCCCGGCTCGGTTTTCTTGCTTTTTAAGCCTTTCTCGGGCGAACCTTGCGGCGGCCGGGGGGCTCATGCCACCGTCCTGTCCCTCTTGCCCGCTTCTCCCGACCGAGGCGCCCCGCCGATGTTTCCTATCGACTCGCTGCTCGAGGAATACCTGGCCGGCCCCCAGCTGCTGGCCGAGGCGGTCGCCGGTATGAGCGGCGACCAGCTCACCGCGCGACCCGTCGAGGGCCGCTGGAGCACGCTCGAGGTGGTCTGCCACTTGGTCGACAGCGACGCCGTGCACGCCTGCCGGATGAAGTGGGTGATCGCCGAGTGCGGGCCGCCCCTGCCGAACTCGGACGAAACGCGATGGATCGAGCGTCTGCCGTGCCACGCCCGCTCGGCCGCCGAGGAGATCGAGTTGCTGTCGCTGCAGCGTCGCCAGATGGCGCGGATCCTCCACGCCACGCCCCCCGAGGCGTTCGCTCGCACGGGCAACCACTCCGAGGAGGGCGCCGTCACCCTCGCCACGCTGCTCGAGAGGGCCGTGCGCCACCTGCCGCACCACCTGCCGTTCATCGCCGAGAAGCGGGCGGCGTTGGGCGTCTGACAAGATTATTCTCAGGGCCGTAGATGTGGGAGGCGTCTCCGACGCCGATAACGGCGCCCTAGCCTTAACGGCTAATAGCGCGTTATCGGCGTCGGAGACGCCCCCCACAACCGATCACAAAAACAGCTATGCTCAATCGAATGAGCTTACCCTCCTGGCGACTGCCCCCCGGCGTGACGCGTGGCGCGATGGACTACGCCGCCTCGACGAGCGTGGCCCGCGACTACGACAAGTACCACGCCGACAACCCGCTGTTCGAGTACGAAGAACAGATCCTCCAAGAGGAGTTCGGCGGGCCGCCCCCAGCCGGCGTGATCGCCGACCTCGGCTGCGGCAGCGGCCGCGCGCTGCTGCCGCTGATGCGGCAGGGCTGGCGCGGGTTGGCGGTCGACCTCTCCGAGGAGATGCTCGCCGTGGTGCGCGAGAAAGCCGAAGCGGAAAACCTAACGGCCGATTGCGTGCGGGCCAACCTCGTGGAGATGGGCGCCGCGCTCGTGCCCGACGGCTCGGCCAACCACGCGATCTGCCTGTTCAGCACGCTCGGCATGATCCACGGCCGGGCGAACCGCCGCGCGGCGCTGGGCCACATGCGTCGGGTCCTCAAGCCGGGCGGGCGGCTCGTGCTGCACGTGCACAACTTCTGGTTCAACCTGCGCGACCCCGGCGGGCCGGGTTGGGTGCTGCGGAGCTTGTGGCGCGGCGCGAGCGAGAAGGGCTTCGACACGGGCGACAAGTACTACGCCTACCGCGGCGTGCCGAATTTCTTCTTGCACGTGTTTCGCAAGAGCGAGCTGCGCGCCGACTTGGCTTCGGCAGGGCTGCGTGTGCGGCGTTGGGAGCACCTCGATGTCCGCCGCCGCCACGCGCTCCGATCGCCCTGGTGGCTCCCGGCCCTCAGAGCCAACGGCTGGATCGTGGTCTGCGAGAGCACCGCGTGACCAAGCCCACACATTACCGCGATGAACCAAGCCCCGTGTTCCGCGCAAAAAGACATTCATCCACGCAAGAAGCCCTGAGCCGCGCACGAAGTAAGCGGAGCGGTCTCCACCGCCAAGCAGCTCCCCTTACTACGTGCGGGGCTCCGGGTAACTCGCAGGGGTATTCTCCCACTTTTGGCCGCTCCCCGCGGCACGTTGCCCTCCACCGGGCAGCTTAGGACAATAAGGACTCACACCAGTCGCCCGACTCCTCACCCCGCTTCCCTTTATGCCCGCCGACAAGCAGCTCACGGTCCCCAAATTCACCGCCATGAAAGCGGAGGGTCGTAAGATCACGGTCCTCACGGCCTACGATTACACGATGGCCCGCATGGTCGACGCCGCCGGCGTCGACGCGATCCTGGTGGGCGACACGCTCTCGATGGTCGTCCAGGGCCACGGCAACACGTTGCCCGTCTCGCTTGACGAGATGGTCTACCACGCCGAGATGGTCGGCCGCGCGGTGGAGCACGCCCTGGTGATCGTCGACCTGCCGTTCCCGAGCTACCACCTGGGCGCGCACAAGGCGATCGAGAACGCCGGCCGGATCCTCAAGGAGACCCGTTGCCAAGCGGTCAAGCTCGAAGGGGGCGTCGACCAGGCCGAGGTGATCTCCGCCCTGGTGGGCGCCGGCATCCCGGTCATGGGCCACGTCGGCCTCAGGCCGCAGAATGTCCACACACTGGGCGGCTACCGCGTGCAGCGCGACCGCAAGCAACTGCTGGCCGACGCCCAGGCGGTCGAGCGGGCCGGCGCCTTCTCGGTCGTGCTGGAGTGCGTGCCAAGCGACATCGCCGCCGAGATCAGCAAGAAGCTCCGCATCCCGACGATCGGCATCGGCGCGGGCCCCGCGTGCGACGGCCAGGTGCTCGTGCTCAACGACATGCTCGGCATGACGAGCGGCTACGTGCCGAAGTTCGTCAAGCAGTACGCCGACTTGAAGGGCGAAGTCGCGCGGGCCGTCGGCTCGTACTGCGAAGAGGTCCGCAGCGGCGAGTTCCCGGCGCCGGAGCACGGTTACGAATAAACCGTCACGGCGCGCAAGCCACTGGGCGCGAGCCGGCGGGCGTAAGCCCCCGGTGTTGCCTGAAGCGGCGATCGGCTGCCGGCGCGCGATAAACTCCGGCGGCTTACGCCGCCGGCTCGCCGGTTACTCTTCGCCCGTCAGGCCGGCCATCGCTTCGCCCAGGCCCGGCATGCCGCCGGTGATCTCCTGCATCTTCTCGGCGTGCAGCTCGCGCGCTTTCTGCGCGGCGGCGTTGCAGGCGGCGGGCAGCAGGCCCTCGACCAGCTCCATGTCGCCCTTCTCCTTGAGCGACGGGTCGATCCGCACGGCGAGCACCTCGCCGGCGCCGTTGGCGTCGACCTCGACCATGCCGCCGCCGGCCGAGCCGGTCACTTTCTGCGCCTTGAGCTCCTCCTGCATCGCTTTCATCTTGGAGCCCATCTCCTTGGCCTGCTGCATCATCTGACCAATGTTCGCCAAGTTGCCAAGTCCCTTGAGCATCGGGGGTGTCTCCTAGAAAGTGCGGGGTAGCGTGGGGGCGGGTCGGAAGAACGAAATCGAATGACGGATGACGAGACCTTTCGGCGGGCGACGCTTTGCTAGCCATCGTTCGCCGTGGGCGCCTTTCGTCATTCTCCCTTCGGCGGGGTGTAGCGCAGCCTCTCGGGCTCGGACTCGAACAACTCCAACGCCCGGCGGACGAACGGCTGCTCGGCCACCTGGGCGCGTTTCTCGCGGGGCGAGACGCGCGCCGCCGGTTCGGGTGGCGGCGCTGCGGTGGGATCGATCTGAAGCGTCAGCTCGATCTTCCGCCCCGCCGAGCGGGCCAGCGCCGTGTTCAACTCGGTCCGACGGGCCGGCTGCTCGCACTGCTCCTTGCTCATCGCATCGGAGAAGACGACGGTCCAGCGGTCGCCTGCGCCGACTTCCACTCGGCTGGCCGACGACGCGAACGTCGCCGCGAGCCCACCCACCGCTTCGGAGGCTTGGCGCCACAGCGTGGCGGCCAGGTTGTTGTCGATCGGGCTATCGGGCGGAGGCGGGGCGACGCCGGCCGGCTCGGGCGTCGCCGCGTCTGCGGCCGACGCCTCCGCGGCTGGCGCTTGCTCTCCGCCTGCGGCGGCTTGAGGCGAGCCCTGCGCGGCGGCTGCCGGGGCGGCCTGCCGTGGGGCGCGGCTGCTCAGCTGGGCGAACTGCGCGGCGAGCCCCTCGGGAGCCGCGTTGGCCGATTCCGCGCGGGCGGGCGGCTCAGCAGCCGGCGGCGGCGCGGCGCTCGCAGGCGCGGCGCTCGCAGCCGGTGGGGCGACGGCCGGCGGGGCGCTGTTTTGCTGCTGGCTGGGCTGCTGGACAGTGCGCTGCTGGACGTTGGGCCGCGGCGTGGGCGCCGGCGATGGCGAGGCTTGCGGCGATGTGGGAGCGGGCGCGACGGTTTCGGGCGCTGGCGGCCTTGGCGCCGGCGGCCGGCTCGGCCGGGGGGCGGGCGGCGCGTCGCCCCGCAGCTCGGCGGCCAGGTTGGCCAGCTCCTGCAGGTCTTCGAGCTCGCAGGCCCGCACGATGGCCATCTCGGCGAGTGTGCGGGTGTGCAGGCTGATCCGCATCCGGGCGGCGGCGTTGTCGAGCACCTGCATCACGGCCAGCAGGTTGGCGACTCCGATCGACTTGCCGAGCTCGCCGGCCGTTTCGGCCTGGGCGGGCAAGATGTTGATCGCCTGCTCCGGCGAGCAGCCTACGGCGAGCGTCATCGCGTCGCGGAAGTAGCCCATCAGTTGGTCGACCAACTGGCCGACCTCGGCCCCACCTTCGAGGGTCGAGGCGAGCTCGCCGAGCGCGGCGGCGGCGTCGTGCACGGCGATCGCCCGGGCCAGGCCTTCGATCCGCTGCGCGGGGGCGACGCCCAGCAGCCGGTTCACGTCTTCCGCCGTCACGGCGCCGTCGGCCACCGCCAGCAGCTGCTCGAGCAGCGACTGGCTGTCGCGCATCGAACCGGCCGCCCGGGCCGCCAAGATCTGCAGCGCCTCGCCCTCGACCTGCACGCCTTCGGCCTCGGCGATCTGGGCGAGCCGCTGGCGGATCGAGGCCGCCGCGATCCCCGCGAAGTCGAACCGCTGGCAACGCGACAAGATCGTGATCGGTATCTTGTTCGGCTCGGTCGTGGCGAAGATGAATTTGACGTGCTCGGGCGGCTCCTCGAGCGTCTTCAGGAGCGCGTTGAACGCCTCCTTGGTGAGCATGTGCACTTCGTCGATGATGTACACCTTGAAGTGCGACCGGCTCGGCCGGATGCCGACGTTCTGCCGCAGCTGGCGGATCTCGTCGATGCCGCGGTTGCTCGCGCCGTCGATCTCCAGCACGTCGACGTCGTCGCCCGAGGCGACACTCAGGCAAACGTCGCACTCGCCGCACGGCTCGGGCGTGGGGCCGTCGCCCGCGCTCCCATCCGGGCGGGGGCCTGTGCAGTTGAGGGCCTTGGCCAATATGCGGGCGGCCGAGGTCTTGCCCACGCCGCGGGCGCCGGTGAACAGGTAGGCGTGGCCGATGCGGCCCGAAGTGATCGCCTGCTTGAGCGCCCTGGCGACGTGCTCCTGGCCGACCAGGGCGTCGAACGACTGGGGCCGGTAGCGGCGGGCCACCACCTGGTACTCGTCGCCGCCGGCGCCGTGGGGCGTGGCGGGGTTCGGCGTGGGGACGGCCTCGGTCGGCATGGCAGGATCGGGCGTCGGGGCCGGTCGGCGGCGTGGTGCGGCGGCGTGTTGGCGGGCCGCGGTAGAAAGAGGGCTCGGAGCGAGCCGGACAACGCGCCCGCCCTCGCGACGGGTTCGGCGGGAAAGGGCCCGGTCGATCCCTCGCTCGGGAGTGGCCGATTCCTTGGGGCCGACGGCGAGTGAGAGGCCCCCGCACCTAAAAGCACGGGCTAATGGCTGCTGCGTTTCCACCCTGACCAGGTTCGCAAGGCTCCCATCACAGGGGCCCCTCACCCGACGCCGTCCGGCGTCGTCTCACCCATTATGCCCGCCCCGCGTCCGGAAGGCGAGCCGCCCCCGGGGCGTACCAGCGAGAAAAGTGCTGCCGGGGACGGGAGGATCGCGGGGCGCCGCTCCTGCACCGGAGGGGCGACACCTGTCGCCGCGGCTCAGGCGCTGCGAGGCAACGCGTGCTGCTCCGGAGCGGCCTGGCCCGGGCCATCGGCCCCCCAGGCTTCGAGCTCGTCGCGGAGCACGAGCACGTCGTTGGGCGCCTCGATGCCGATGCGCACCTTGTCGCCCGAGATTTTAACCACCGAAACCACAATCGAATCGCCGAGCCGAATCCGTTGGCTCTCTTTGCGTGACAGCACCAGCATGGGTTATGTACCTCCGTGTCGCCTAGGCAGGATCGCCGGGGATGATCGTCGCCGGGATGAATAGGCTTGATGACCGCGAGTATGTATATCCGTACACTAAACAGCCGTCAAGCTCTTTCCCGAACGATCCTCCTTTCGCCCTCGAACGCCGCTAAGGGCTAGGGCCTAAGGGGGCCGGGCAGGACTCGCCCTCCCCCGACGGGCGTGGTTTCACGCCGCGGCGGGGACCGGGTCCACCCGGGCCACCAGGAAACGGGCGCCGGTCGACCCATAAAACAGGATCGTGTTCGTCACCGTGTCCCAAATCGCCATCAGGAGCAGCTTGCGCGGCCCGTGCAACGAAAACTGAACCCCGCAGTCTCTGCCACGCCTGACGAGCGGTCGCTCGGCGAGGGAGAAGCTGTTGGCCTCGAGTTTGTCTTGAGAGCAAAGCGTTTGGAGCACGTAGACCCGCAGGTCGTCCAGCCGCTCGAATCGCACTACCGCGTCGTTCATCCGCAAACCATCCCTGGGGCCAGCGTGTCAGAAGAAGAACTCCTCGTTCGCTCACCGCCGCAGAGACGCGTTTGTGGCCCGAACCGAGTCGGAGCCGTGCGTCGCTAAGCCTCTTGCACAAAGAGACTATCGGTAGCGCAAACGAGGGGGCTTTGGTTGAATTGGTAATTTAGGTCGACCGGGGGCTGTGTGTCGCCTTCCTAGCCCGCATCGATGTGGTCCGTCGCCCACCGAGCATCGGCGGAGAGCGGGGCTCGTGATGAGCCCCCGATTGGGCGCCGTGCAAGGCGTTGGCAAACACCCAAGATCGCTCAGAGCGCCAAGTGCGTCGAACCGACGCAAACGGAACCGCCAACAGTTTGCTGGCCGCCTTGGCGGCTGTTTACCCAAGCGTGGGCGCACCGATCGATCGGGTTAGAACGTTCGGTGCGCGACGCCGCCAGCCGGGTGGCGCCTAAAAGATGCCCGCGCCAAACCCCTCGCCGCCGCTCGCCTTGCGCGAATCGCCGCTCGCCGTATCGCCGTTGTTGCTCGAGCCCGGCGGGAAATGCGGCGCCACCGACGACTTGCTGGGGTCGCCGTGCGGCGGGTGGTGGGGGCGACTCGACTCGGCCTTGGTGTGCGGCTTGTCGAAGCGCAGCGAGCTGGCGTGCGACTCGTCCGCCTCGGTGTAGTCGCCGCCGTCGAAATCGTCGTAGCGGGAGACGTAATTCGGGTCCTTCGCCCGCTCGAGCTCTTTGTCGAACTCGCGGACCACGTGCTCCTGGATCATCTCACGGCAGCGCGAGTTGATCGGGTGGGCGATGTCCGCGTACAGCTTCGTGCGGCCGTCGCCGTCTTTGACGGCGCGGAACTCGGGCTGACGCTCGCCGCAGTGGTTGCAGTGGTGCGCCCTCAGGTGGTTCTTCGAGCCACACTTGCCGCAATGGGTGGTGAGTTTTCGACTGGGCATCGCGACGAACGGGCCGCTCGCGCCCTCGATGATTTTCAGATCGCGCACGACGAAGCAGTCGTCAAAGGTGATCGAGCAGAACGCCTTGAGGCGTTCGCCCGGATCCTCCATGAGCTTGATGCGAACCTCGGTGATTTTCACGGCCGCGCTCCTCGGATTGTACGCCGTGCGGTGGGTGATCGCCGCGTTTCAGGGGGGGGCTAGTCGTCGGTCTTTAGCGGCTTCGGCGGGGGGCGCCGGACTGGCGTAGGGTGTGTTCGTTTCGTGGGGCTTCTAAAGTTGTGTCGGGGCGATGGGGTTGCGTTGGATGGGGTTGCAGGGGATCGGGTTGCAGGGAACGGCGGGGCGGCTTGCGAGCCACCCAGAGCGGTCAAGTGGTTGTCGCGCAGGCCCACAGCGCGTGGTCGGCTCGCAGACGCGCCGCCGCATGGCGGGCGTGACGCAAGCTGGGGCAGAGGCCGAACCAAGCGGCCCCGCTGCCGGTGAGTTGGTGAGCGACCAGACCGAGCCGGCCCATCGCCGCCGCGACCGCTCGCAGTTCGGGCGCCAGCCGCATGGCCGCGGCTTGCAGCGCGTTTCGCATCTCGCCCCCCACGCCTCGCCAGTCGCCCTCGGCGAGCCGCCGCGCCACGCTCTGCGAGCGGGGGTCGTCGCAGCGGCGTTGCTCGACGCTGCGGTAAACGCTCGCGGTCGACAGCCCGACGGCGGGTTTGGCGATCACAATGGCTTTGCCGGCTGGGGCCGCGATCGGTTCGATCCGCTCGCCGCGTCCACGGCAGAGAGCCGCCGCGTGACCGGTTTCGTTCATGATCGCCGCCACGAAAAACGGGACGTCGCTGCCCAGCTGGGCCGCCGCCTGTAGCAGGTCATCGGTCGATAGGCCGAGGCGCCACAGACGATTTGCCGCAACGAGCACGGCGGCGGCGTCGCTCGAAGCCCCCCCCATGCCCGCTTGGCTGGGGATGCGTTTGAAGAGCTTTAACTCGGCGGGGCGGCTCTCGCCGGTCTGC
This genomic window contains:
- a CDS encoding class I SAM-dependent methyltransferase, which encodes MSLPSWRLPPGVTRGAMDYAASTSVARDYDKYHADNPLFEYEEQILQEEFGGPPPAGVIADLGCGSGRALLPLMRQGWRGLAVDLSEEMLAVVREKAEAENLTADCVRANLVEMGAALVPDGSANHAICLFSTLGMIHGRANRRAALGHMRRVLKPGGRLVLHVHNFWFNLRDPGGPGWVLRSLWRGASEKGFDTGDKYYAYRGVPNFFLHVFRKSELRADLASAGLRVRRWEHLDVRRRHALRSPWWLPALRANGWIVVCESTA
- a CDS encoding cold-shock protein → MLQGTIKKLTDKGFGFIQGEGGDIFFHHSSVNGANFDDLREGQTVEYTEGEGPKGPRAESVTVVE
- a CDS encoding SpoVG family protein — encoded protein: MKITEVRIKLMEDPGERLKAFCSITFDDCFVVRDLKIIEGASGPFVAMPSRKLTTHCGKCGSKNHLRAHHCNHCGERQPEFRAVKDGDGRTKLYADIAHPINSRCREMIQEHVVREFDKELERAKDPNYVSRYDDFDGGDYTEADESHASSLRFDKPHTKAESSRPHHPPHGDPSKSSVAPHFPPGSSNNGDTASGDSRKASGGEGFGAGIF
- a CDS encoding YbaB/EbfC family nucleoid-associated protein, which encodes MLKGLGNLANIGQMMQQAKEMGSKMKAMQEELKAQKVTGSAGGGMVEVDANGAGEVLAVRIDPSLKEKGDMELVEGLLPAACNAAAQKARELHAEKMQEITGGMPGLGEAMAGLTGEE
- the ispE gene encoding 4-(cytidine 5'-diphospho)-2-C-methyl-D-erythritol kinase, with translation MSPPIGERQPTIQPQAAKSGELTQEETKPAKDCPDSSHDPTEPTMGLEVVAANNLRRIDRGLRVLAPAKLNLCLDLLGQRADGFHELETVMTTVRLFDTVELRTPDSGEANGNADGAIRFTAADAAGRPLPAEWAPSDDSNLAVRALRVLFEQTGESRPAELKLFKRIPSQAGMGGASSDAAAVLVAANRLWRLGLSTDDLLQAAAQLGSDVPFFVAAIMNETGHAAALCRGRGERIEPIAAPAGKAIVIAKPAVGLSTASVYRSVEQRRCDDPRSQSVARRLAEGDWRGVGGEMRNALQAAAMRLAPELRAVAAAMGRLGLVAHQLTGSGAAWFGLCPSLRHARHAAARLRADHALWACATTT
- a CDS encoding carbon storage regulator, with translation MLVLSRKESQRIRLGDSIVVSVVKISGDKVRIGIEAPNDVLVLRDELEAWGADGPGQAAPEQHALPRSA
- a CDS encoding DUF1559 family PulG-like putative transporter gives rise to the protein MRSREPERVSRCRVNIRTTAGALLRYASEESHRLRQARTGAIDPSVHSWRTHLLPYLGHESVRSQYRLDEPWNGEANKAARSHLIPEYSCDNDDCRVNSPRALSDATTSYFAVVGPRTAWGVLSSGDTISDDPSRTILLIEQLDRGVAWSNPTDIEFGQALALLTDFQVVPSGRHFSWGKPGFFDKPPPRASPQGFNVAFADGSARFVSVPIPRDLAIAVLTANGGERISDDDFSRLYRAEIDYSKIYAFTFFVLMSLLPALRWFPIRSVAAVGRGVLPSSNRPPQSRDGSQDHASA
- a CDS encoding HEAT repeat domain-containing protein encodes the protein MAEHDEARIQVGATWILKRWHDEGALPVERSVESIVRILKKAAHWEVRLHLLQILADHSLPARSITALQKLLPTLLADDNKLVRAWAISVLAATADQRKALRHNVDSLLREAENDEAASVRARVRQIRKRYKWLASTA
- the dnaX gene encoding DNA polymerase III subunit gamma/tau, encoding MPTEAVPTPNPATPHGAGGDEYQVVARRYRPQSFDALVGQEHVARALKQAITSGRIGHAYLFTGARGVGKTSAARILAKALNCTGPRPDGSAGDGPTPEPCGECDVCLSVASGDDVDVLEIDGASNRGIDEIRQLRQNVGIRPSRSHFKVYIIDEVHMLTKEAFNALLKTLEEPPEHVKFIFATTEPNKIPITILSRCQRFDFAGIAAASIRQRLAQIAEAEGVQVEGEALQILAARAAGSMRDSQSLLEQLLAVADGAVTAEDVNRLLGVAPAQRIEGLARAIAVHDAAAALGELASTLEGGAEVGQLVDQLMGYFRDAMTLAVGCSPEQAINILPAQAETAGELGKSIGVANLLAVMQVLDNAAARMRISLHTRTLAEMAIVRACELEDLQELANLAAELRGDAPPAPRPSRPPAPRPPAPETVAPAPTSPQASPSPAPTPRPNVQQRTVQQPSQQQNSAPPAVAPPAASAAPASAAPPPAAEPPARAESANAAPEGLAAQFAQLSSRAPRQAAPAAAAQGSPQAAAGGEQAPAAEASAADAATPEPAGVAPPPPDSPIDNNLAATLWRQASEAVGGLAATFASSASRVEVGAGDRWTVVFSDAMSKEQCEQPARRTELNTALARSAGRKIELTLQIDPTAAPPPEPAARVSPREKRAQVAEQPFVRRALELFESEPERLRYTPPKGE
- the panB gene encoding 3-methyl-2-oxobutanoate hydroxymethyltransferase; this translates as MPADKQLTVPKFTAMKAEGRKITVLTAYDYTMARMVDAAGVDAILVGDTLSMVVQGHGNTLPVSLDEMVYHAEMVGRAVEHALVIVDLPFPSYHLGAHKAIENAGRILKETRCQAVKLEGGVDQAEVISALVGAGIPVMGHVGLRPQNVHTLGGYRVQRDRKQLLADAQAVERAGAFSVVLECVPSDIAAEISKKLRIPTIGIGAGPACDGQVLVLNDMLGMTSGYVPKFVKQYADLKGEVARAVGSYCEEVRSGEFPAPEHGYE
- a CDS encoding DinB family protein, whose product is MFPIDSLLEEYLAGPQLLAEAVAGMSGDQLTARPVEGRWSTLEVVCHLVDSDAVHACRMKWVIAECGPPLPNSDETRWIERLPCHARSAAEEIELLSLQRRQMARILHATPPEAFARTGNHSEEGAVTLATLLERAVRHLPHHLPFIAEKRAALGV